From a region of the Sporosarcina ureilytica genome:
- a CDS encoding ABC transporter ATP-binding protein, which yields MTIIKQDIESSNEQHILQEEALVEVKNIKKYFPIKGGILKRTIGNLKAVDGISFTIKQGETLGVVGESGSGKSTLGRVLLRLLDPTEGKVIFNGVDISTLSQRQIRPYREDMQIIFQDPFASLNSKMSVGQLIEEPLIVQGQLPAVERTKRVLDIIQKVGLRPDDRQKYPHEFSGGQRQRISIARALVVHPKFVICDEPVSALDVSIQAQVLNLMKDLQEELGLTYLFIAHDLSVVKHISDRVAVMYLGRIVELTSKKKLYENALHPYTEALLSSIPIIDLDETAPGVRRKKIKLEGDLPSPANPPSGCAFRTRCPKVHDRCVSVSPELIELEDNHYVACHLYTES from the coding sequence ATGACGATCATCAAACAAGACATCGAAAGTTCCAATGAACAGCACATCTTACAAGAAGAAGCACTTGTAGAAGTTAAAAATATTAAGAAATACTTTCCAATAAAAGGGGGCATTTTAAAGCGAACGATTGGGAATCTAAAAGCAGTAGACGGGATTTCTTTTACGATAAAACAAGGTGAAACACTAGGTGTCGTCGGCGAATCTGGTTCAGGAAAATCTACATTAGGACGGGTTTTACTTCGTCTCTTAGATCCGACTGAAGGCAAGGTTATTTTTAATGGTGTTGATATTTCCACTTTAAGTCAGCGACAAATAAGACCTTATCGCGAAGATATGCAAATCATTTTTCAAGATCCCTTTGCATCGTTAAATTCTAAAATGAGTGTGGGTCAATTAATCGAAGAGCCGTTAATTGTACAAGGTCAATTACCGGCAGTAGAAAGAACGAAACGCGTTTTGGATATTATTCAAAAAGTGGGATTACGTCCGGACGATAGACAAAAGTATCCACATGAGTTTTCAGGCGGGCAGCGTCAACGAATTAGCATTGCTCGTGCCCTTGTCGTGCATCCAAAATTTGTCATTTGTGATGAGCCTGTTTCCGCGCTCGATGTGTCTATTCAAGCCCAAGTGTTAAATTTAATGAAAGATTTACAAGAAGAGTTAGGGCTGACCTACTTATTTATTGCGCATGATTTAAGTGTTGTCAAACATATTAGTGATCGAGTGGCCGTAATGTACTTGGGTCGAATCGTAGAGTTAACTTCCAAGAAAAAACTTTATGAAAATGCATTGCATCCATATACAGAAGCACTGCTTTCATCAATTCCAATCATTGATTTGGATGAAACGGCGCCTGGCGTAAGAAGAAAGAAAATTAAACTTGAGGGTGATTTACCAAGTCCGGCAAATCCACCTTCAGGCTGTGCATTCAGAACGCGGTGTCCGAAGGTTCATGACCGTTGTGTATCTGTATCACCTGAGTTAATAGAATTAGAAGACAATCATTATGTTGCTTGCCACTTATATACAGAATCGTAG
- a CDS encoding peptide-binding protein, with the protein MFKRNNLLLMILLLMFGLVLAACNADEPDGKEDKGEATETTDGEKEEKAASDGPKDGGTLTGAMHTAPAGMFNPIFYEEAYEANILDFTHEGLTTQNESLEFIPKLAKSWETNDDQTEITFQLEEGVKWHDGEEFTAHDVVFTYKAISDPDYVAAGGVRTNYVEPLLGYEEYANGETDEFVGVVADSDYQVTFKFEEPNIMPLYYTGFPIIPEHVFKDIPVAEIPEAAESLDAGKVIGTGPFKFTEMIEREQYILERHEDYWQGKPHLDKLVWKIVQQSVMTGLLEKGEIDFIALPGGIDPADYDMVNEYGDVTMIEQADFGYQILGFKHNHRTAEDVENGVINPDNWVPNEKIADPKVRQAIAWAIDRQGLIGEGHGQGLLHGHGELINSPIAVQFWAYDENAGTNYSYDPEKAEEMLDELGYVDVDGDGYREDPDGNEWVLNMEYPTGNQLREKSAPIIADNLDKVGIKVDLRQPKEMSVYVEGLTNDNSDWDLYLIGWSLGSGDPDPLGLWGIKDAYNFSRWNNPESDELLYDAVKAPDAFEQDYRVEKYREWQELYSEDLPALILYAQNSIWAYNDRLQGVEVLPYTMYKDAHTWWVND; encoded by the coding sequence TTGTTTAAGCGTAATAATTTGTTACTCATGATTTTATTGCTCATGTTTGGGCTTGTACTAGCAGCCTGTAATGCGGATGAGCCAGACGGTAAAGAAGACAAGGGAGAAGCTACTGAAACAACTGATGGGGAAAAAGAGGAAAAAGCAGCATCAGATGGACCAAAAGATGGGGGGACGTTAACTGGTGCGATGCATACAGCGCCGGCAGGTATGTTTAACCCTATTTTTTATGAAGAAGCGTATGAGGCAAACATTCTTGACTTTACGCATGAAGGGCTTACAACTCAAAATGAATCATTAGAGTTTATCCCTAAACTAGCGAAGAGTTGGGAGACGAATGACGACCAAACTGAAATCACTTTCCAATTAGAGGAAGGGGTTAAGTGGCATGACGGTGAGGAATTTACTGCGCATGATGTTGTGTTCACGTATAAAGCGATTTCTGACCCTGACTATGTAGCCGCAGGTGGTGTACGTACAAACTATGTGGAGCCATTGCTAGGTTATGAGGAATATGCTAATGGCGAGACGGATGAATTTGTTGGGGTTGTGGCGGATAGTGACTACCAAGTGACATTTAAATTTGAAGAGCCAAATATTATGCCGCTCTATTACACGGGTTTCCCGATTATTCCTGAACATGTCTTTAAAGATATTCCAGTAGCGGAAATTCCAGAGGCGGCAGAATCGCTTGATGCTGGAAAAGTCATTGGTACAGGTCCGTTTAAGTTTACTGAAATGATTGAACGCGAACAATACATTCTTGAACGTCATGAAGATTACTGGCAAGGTAAGCCGCATTTGGATAAACTTGTTTGGAAAATTGTTCAGCAATCTGTTATGACTGGATTACTAGAAAAAGGCGAGATTGATTTTATCGCATTGCCAGGCGGGATTGACCCTGCTGACTACGATATGGTAAATGAATATGGGGATGTAACGATGATTGAACAAGCCGATTTTGGATATCAAATTCTTGGCTTTAAGCATAATCACCGTACAGCCGAAGATGTTGAAAATGGCGTCATCAACCCCGATAATTGGGTTCCAAACGAAAAAATTGCTGATCCAAAAGTTCGACAAGCGATTGCTTGGGCGATTGATCGACAAGGTTTAATTGGTGAGGGTCATGGTCAAGGACTTCTACACGGTCATGGTGAGTTAATTAATTCACCAATTGCTGTACAGTTCTGGGCTTATGATGAAAATGCAGGAACGAATTATTCTTATGATCCTGAAAAAGCAGAGGAAATGTTAGATGAGTTAGGTTATGTGGATGTTGACGGAGATGGATACCGTGAAGACCCGGATGGGAATGAATGGGTACTGAATATGGAATATCCTACAGGTAACCAATTACGTGAGAAATCTGCACCAATTATCGCGGATAACTTAGATAAGGTAGGCATTAAAGTTGATTTACGTCAACCGAAAGAAATGTCTGTTTACGTAGAAGGTTTAACGAACGATAACTCAGATTGGGATTTATATTTAATTGGTTGGAGTCTAGGCAGTGGAGACCCAGATCCATTAGGTCTATGGGGCATTAAAGATGCTTATAACTTCTCCCGTTGGAACAATCCAGAATCTGATGAGTTACTATATGATGCAGTAAAAGCACCTGATGCATTTGAACAAGATTACCGGGTTGAGAAGTACCGAGAGTGGCAAGAGCTTTACTCAGAAGACTTACCTGCGCTCATTCTGTATGCGCAAAATAGCATTTGGGCATACAATGATAGATTACAAGGCGTAGAAGTGCTTCCGTATACGATGTATAAAGATGCTCATACTTGGTGGGTGAATGATTAA